From one Rubrobacter xylanophilus genomic stretch:
- the rdgB gene encoding RdgB/HAM1 family non-canonical purine NTP pyrophosphatase: MRPIFVTGNENKLREAERILGVSLERADPGVPEIQSPDLGEVARAKALAAREALGRPPRPVVVEDSGLVIEAWGGLPGAFTRWFLAGVGNEGILRMLSAFEGRSARAICVVAIADASGEVRTFRSEVSGSIAPEPRGSGGFGWDPIFVPEGSRLTYAEMGEEKHRSSHRARAFRAAAGWLRKET, from the coding sequence ATGAGGCCCATCTTCGTCACCGGCAACGAGAACAAGCTGCGGGAGGCGGAGCGTATCCTTGGGGTGTCCCTGGAGCGGGCCGATCCGGGGGTGCCGGAGATCCAATCCCCCGATCTCGGGGAAGTGGCCCGGGCAAAGGCCCTCGCCGCCCGCGAGGCGCTGGGCCGCCCGCCCCGGCCGGTGGTGGTGGAGGACTCGGGCCTCGTGATCGAGGCCTGGGGCGGCCTCCCCGGAGCCTTCACCAGGTGGTTTCTCGCCGGGGTGGGCAACGAGGGGATTCTCAGGATGCTCTCCGCCTTCGAGGGCCGCTCGGCGCGGGCGATCTGCGTGGTCGCCATAGCCGACGCTTCCGGAGAGGTCCGCACCTTCCGGAGCGAGGTGTCCGGCTCCATCGCCCCGGAACCCCGCGGAAGCGGCGGGTTCGGGTGGGACCCCATCTTCGTCCCCGAAGGCTCCCGCCTCACCTACGCCGAGATGGGGGAGGAGAAGCACCGCTCCTCGCACCGGGCCAGGGCCTTCAGGGCCGCTGCGGGCTGGCTTAGGAAGGAGACATAA
- a CDS encoding PLP-dependent aminotransferase family protein, translating to MPLVDLDRFDFLYASRVRGMKTAATRDLMATLSRPGIISLAGGFPDTRLFGEEAFREISRSIAANAAQALQYGPTGGLEAVKDVIVEVMAAEGTPADQESIFVTTGAQQGLDLVAKVFLDEGDGILCEGPTYAGALNAFAAYRPRIAHVPMDRAGMIPSAARETLKRARKQGLSVKFIYTVPNFHNPAGVTMAAERRRELLEIAEEFDLVIVEDNPYGMLRFEGEPLPTLCAIEQQEVGHPDRVVYLGTFSKIFAPGVRLGWVHAQPGILHKINVGKQGADLCSSNLSQMMLASYFKEADWRAYVRRQNSLYRERRDAMLDALAEFMPREVHWTHPEGGLFVWVTLPSYLDATAMLPRAIARNVAYVPGEGFYAGGAGKNHMRLNFSFVEPERISRGIEILAEVVRERMELRSDLERGARQGTRSGTPAGTDQ from the coding sequence ATGCCGCTCGTAGACCTCGACAGGTTCGACTTCCTGTACGCCAGCCGGGTCAGGGGAATGAAGACCGCCGCGACCAGGGACCTGATGGCCACCCTCTCGCGCCCCGGCATCATCTCGCTGGCGGGGGGCTTCCCGGACACCCGCCTCTTCGGCGAGGAGGCGTTCCGCGAGATCTCGCGCAGCATCGCCGCCAACGCCGCCCAGGCCCTCCAGTACGGGCCCACCGGCGGGCTGGAGGCGGTCAAGGACGTCATCGTCGAGGTCATGGCCGCAGAGGGTACCCCGGCGGACCAGGAGAGCATCTTCGTCACCACCGGTGCCCAGCAGGGGCTGGACCTCGTCGCGAAGGTGTTTCTGGACGAGGGCGACGGCATCCTGTGCGAGGGGCCCACCTACGCCGGGGCTCTCAACGCCTTCGCCGCCTACCGGCCCAGGATAGCCCATGTCCCGATGGACCGGGCCGGGATGATCCCCTCGGCCGCCCGGGAGACCCTCAAGCGGGCCAGAAAGCAGGGGCTCTCCGTCAAGTTCATCTACACCGTCCCCAACTTCCACAACCCGGCCGGGGTGACCATGGCGGCCGAACGGCGCAGGGAACTGCTCGAGATCGCCGAGGAGTTCGACCTCGTCATCGTCGAGGACAACCCCTACGGGATGCTCCGTTTCGAGGGCGAGCCGCTGCCCACGCTGTGCGCCATTGAGCAGCAGGAGGTCGGTCACCCGGACCGGGTGGTCTACCTGGGGACGTTCTCCAAGATCTTCGCCCCGGGGGTGCGGCTCGGCTGGGTGCACGCCCAGCCCGGCATCCTGCACAAGATCAACGTCGGCAAACAGGGAGCGGATCTCTGCTCCTCCAACCTCTCGCAGATGATGCTGGCCAGCTACTTCAAGGAGGCCGACTGGCGGGCCTACGTCCGGCGCCAGAACTCCCTCTACAGGGAGCGCCGGGACGCGATGCTCGACGCGCTGGCGGAGTTCATGCCGCGAGAGGTCCACTGGACCCACCCGGAGGGGGGCCTCTTCGTGTGGGTCACCCTCCCCTCCTACCTCGACGCGACCGCCATGCTCCCCCGGGCCATCGCCCGCAACGTGGCCTACGTGCCGGGCGAGGGGTTCTACGCCGGCGGGGCGGGAAAGAACCATATGCGGCTGAACTTCTCGTTCGTGGAGCCGGAGAGGATCTCTCGGGGCATCGAGATCCTCGCGGAGGTCGTCCGGGAGCGGATGGAGCTGCGAAGCGACCTGGAGCGCGGCGCCCGCCAGGGGACCCGGAGCGGCACCCCGGCGGGCACGGACCAGTAA
- a CDS encoding D-alanine--D-alanine ligase family protein, with translation MARLAVLRGGHSMERDVSLATGRRIQHALERLGHEVFPMDVEDSTTGRLMELEPEAVFVCLHGPGGEDGTVQALLETLGIPYTGSGPLSSIRCMDKDYAKRALAAAGLPTPRFYTFFRRAMNEMGAAAALNVAADSLGYPLVVKPAREGSSFGLSRVEGPDGLLDAVYEAFGYDAKILLERWVEGREVSVPILEPAGEAPRALGLVEIRPREGAYNFQAKYTPGMTDFAIPAEIPEETAARLEETALAVYRTLGCSGFARVDTIIEGETPQVLDVKTIPGFTETSTFPLAAEAAGLSFERLVEIILDSTLRPEAAPKL, from the coding sequence GTGGCGCGTCTGGCCGTCCTGCGCGGCGGACACTCGATGGAGCGGGACGTCTCCTTGGCCACCGGCAGGCGAATCCAGCACGCGCTGGAGAGGCTCGGTCACGAGGTCTTCCCGATGGACGTGGAGGACTCGACCACGGGCAGGCTCATGGAGCTGGAGCCCGAGGCGGTCTTCGTCTGCCTGCACGGACCCGGCGGGGAGGACGGCACGGTGCAGGCGCTGCTGGAGACGCTCGGGATACCGTACACGGGCAGCGGCCCGCTCTCCTCCATCCGTTGCATGGACAAGGACTACGCCAAGCGGGCGCTGGCGGCGGCCGGGCTGCCCACCCCGCGCTTTTACACCTTCTTCCGGCGGGCGATGAACGAGATGGGTGCTGCGGCGGCCCTGAACGTCGCGGCGGACTCCCTGGGCTACCCGCTGGTGGTGAAGCCCGCCCGGGAGGGCTCCAGCTTCGGGCTCTCGCGGGTGGAGGGACCGGACGGGCTCCTCGACGCCGTCTACGAGGCGTTCGGGTACGACGCCAAGATCCTGCTGGAGCGTTGGGTGGAGGGGCGGGAGGTCTCCGTCCCCATACTCGAGCCCGCCGGCGAGGCTCCGCGGGCGCTCGGGCTGGTGGAGATCCGGCCGCGCGAGGGCGCCTACAACTTCCAGGCGAAGTACACGCCGGGGATGACGGACTTCGCGATCCCGGCGGAGATCCCGGAGGAGACCGCGGCCCGGCTGGAGGAGACGGCCCTCGCCGTCTACCGCACGCTGGGCTGCTCGGGGTTCGCCCGGGTGGACACCATAATCGAGGGGGAGACGCCTCAGGTGCTGGACGTGAAGACCATCCCCGGCTTCACCGAGACCTCCACATTTCCCCTCGCCGCCGAAGCCGCGGGCCTCTCCTTCGAGCGGCTGGTGGAGATCATCCTGGACTCCACCCTCCGCCCGGAGGCCGCCCCCAAGCTCTAA
- the trmFO gene encoding methylenetetrahydrofolate--tRNA-(uracil(54)-C(5))-methyltransferase (FADH(2)-oxidizing) TrmFO, translated as MADVTVLGGGLAGSEAAWQAAEAGCRVELWEMRPVKETPAHHTGLFAELVCSNSLGNRSPETASGLLKEELRLLGSVILRCADANAVPAGGALGVAREDFARDVTETVGSHPNIEVVRREAEDIPEGPVVIATGPLTSEALHRKIEELSGETLYFFDAASPIIHRDSIDDAIVYRASRYGRGEADYLNCPMDRETYYAFVEELATAELSPIKKFEEDMYFEGCLPVETIARRGPDTLRFGPMKPVGLPDPRTGREPFAVVQLRQDDAEGRLYNIVGFQTRLRWGEQKRVFRMIPGLQNAEFARFGVMHRNTYLPSNRMLEATMKIRDSISERPLFFAGQLTGVEGYVESTAMGYIAGTNAARVARGLEPLRWPGGTMMGALARYITTKEGTLQPINSNWGLVPAAPKRENGRRLSRQERRRRQAAMALAALEEFVEEVLRQPAAAG; from the coding sequence ATGGCGGACGTCACGGTATTGGGCGGTGGGCTCGCCGGGAGCGAGGCCGCCTGGCAGGCCGCGGAGGCGGGCTGCCGGGTCGAGCTGTGGGAGATGCGCCCGGTGAAAGAGACGCCGGCCCATCACACCGGCCTCTTCGCCGAGCTGGTGTGCTCCAACTCCCTGGGCAACCGCTCCCCGGAGACCGCCTCCGGGCTGCTGAAGGAGGAGCTTAGGCTCCTCGGCTCGGTCATCCTGCGCTGCGCCGACGCCAACGCGGTGCCGGCCGGCGGCGCGCTGGGGGTCGCCCGCGAGGACTTCGCCCGCGACGTCACCGAGACCGTCGGCTCCCACCCCAACATAGAGGTGGTGAGGAGGGAGGCCGAGGATATCCCGGAGGGACCGGTCGTGATCGCAACGGGCCCCCTCACCTCCGAGGCGCTGCACAGGAAGATCGAGGAGCTCTCCGGGGAGACCCTCTACTTCTTCGACGCCGCCTCCCCGATCATCCACCGCGACTCCATCGACGACGCGATCGTCTACCGGGCCTCCCGCTACGGCCGGGGGGAGGCCGACTACCTGAACTGCCCGATGGACCGGGAGACCTACTACGCCTTCGTCGAGGAGCTCGCCACGGCGGAGCTCTCGCCCATAAAGAAGTTCGAGGAGGACATGTACTTCGAGGGGTGTCTCCCGGTGGAGACCATCGCCCGCCGCGGCCCCGATACTTTGCGCTTCGGCCCCATGAAGCCCGTGGGCCTGCCGGATCCCCGGACGGGCAGGGAGCCCTTCGCCGTCGTGCAGCTCCGCCAGGACGACGCCGAGGGGCGCCTGTACAACATCGTGGGCTTCCAGACCCGCCTGCGCTGGGGCGAGCAGAAGCGGGTCTTCCGCATGATCCCGGGCCTCCAGAACGCGGAATTCGCCCGCTTCGGGGTGATGCACCGCAACACCTATTTGCCCTCCAACCGGATGCTGGAGGCGACGATGAAGATCCGGGATTCCATAAGCGAGAGGCCCCTCTTCTTCGCCGGGCAGCTCACCGGTGTCGAGGGCTACGTGGAGTCCACCGCCATGGGCTACATCGCCGGGACCAACGCCGCCCGTGTCGCGAGGGGGCTGGAACCGCTCCGCTGGCCCGGGGGGACCATGATGGGGGCGCTCGCCCGCTACATCACCACCAAGGAGGGCACGCTGCAGCCCATAAACTCCAACTGGGGGCTCGTCCCCGCCGCCCCGAAGCGGGAGAACGGCCGGCGCCTGAGTAGACAGGAGCGCCGGCGGCGGCAGGCCGCGATGGCGCTGGCCGCTCTGGAGGAATTCGTCGAGGAGGTGCTCCGGCAGCCGGCCGCAGCTGGGTAG
- a CDS encoding alpha/beta hydrolase — MSAISRTGLVLGAPAALAAGSALAAWVAVRRVVTPAPPEERFVTPWEMGIPHEEVSFETEDGLVLRGWWLENPSPLYTVITLAGHNGARHHTLGIASSLWRRGASVLLFDNRGRGESEGSALSLGYFERLDARAAVEYVLRRAPGSPLGLVGYSMGAAVAIMVAADDPRIGAVVADSPFASQRRLLRALISRRVGPLGPSAAALAERLLPYDVGEVEPLREVGRISPRAILLVHGLSDSTTDPEDSRRLYEAAGEPKELWLLEGVGHCNAYFVDRTAYCERVASFLERHLPPRAATRP; from the coding sequence GTGTCCGCGATCTCACGCACGGGGCTCGTGCTCGGCGCACCGGCGGCGCTCGCCGCGGGCTCGGCGCTCGCGGCGTGGGTCGCCGTCCGGCGCGTGGTCACCCCGGCCCCGCCCGAGGAGCGCTTCGTGACACCCTGGGAGATGGGGATCCCCCACGAAGAGGTCTCGTTCGAGACGGAGGACGGGCTTGTGCTGCGGGGCTGGTGGCTCGAGAACCCCTCCCCCCTGTACACGGTCATAACCCTCGCCGGGCACAACGGCGCCCGGCACCACACCCTGGGGATAGCCTCCTCCCTCTGGAGGCGGGGAGCCAGCGTGCTGCTCTTCGACAACCGCGGCCGGGGAGAGTCGGAGGGGAGCGCGCTCTCGCTCGGCTACTTCGAGCGGCTGGACGCCCGGGCGGCTGTGGAGTACGTTCTCCGGCGGGCGCCGGGCTCGCCGCTCGGGCTCGTGGGCTACTCCATGGGCGCGGCGGTGGCCATCATGGTCGCCGCCGACGACCCCAGGATAGGAGCGGTGGTGGCCGACTCGCCCTTCGCCTCCCAGCGCCGGCTGCTGCGCGCCCTGATCTCCCGCCGGGTCGGCCCGCTGGGTCCCTCGGCGGCGGCCCTGGCCGAGCGTCTGCTCCCCTACGACGTGGGGGAGGTGGAGCCGCTGCGGGAGGTCGGGAGGATCTCACCGCGCGCCATCCTCCTCGTCCACGGCCTCTCGGACTCCACCACCGACCCGGAGGACTCCCGGCGACTCTACGAGGCCGCCGGGGAACCGAAGGAGCTGTGGCTGCTGGAGGGCGTCGGACACTGCAACGCCTACTTCGTCGACCGGACCGCCTACTGTGAGAGGGTCGCCTCCTTCCTGGAGCGGCACCTGCCACCCCGGGCGGCTACTCGTCCCTGA
- a CDS encoding SDR family oxidoreductase produces the protein MGVLDLFGLEGKTAVVTGGGRGLGLYMAEALAEAGANLTICSRRREQLEEAAGHLEEVGGGGVLALGCDVADPEQVEEVVERTVERFGSVDVLVNNSGATWGAPPLEMPLERFDQVLRVNVRGTFLMSRSVARRMIERGSGGAIVNVSSVAGLVGGDPRYMQTVGYNASKGAVISMTRDLATSWASHGIRVNAIAPGWFPTRMSRALIERHEREMLEDIPMRRFGKPEDIKGAVLFLASPASSYMTGQTVVVDGGLTAW, from the coding sequence GTGGGTGTGTTGGATCTCTTTGGACTCGAGGGCAAGACCGCGGTGGTGACCGGGGGAGGCCGGGGGCTCGGGCTCTACATGGCAGAGGCTTTGGCCGAGGCGGGGGCGAACCTGACGATCTGCTCGCGCCGCAGGGAGCAGCTCGAAGAGGCCGCCGGACACCTGGAGGAGGTCGGCGGGGGCGGGGTTCTCGCCCTCGGGTGCGACGTTGCCGACCCGGAGCAGGTGGAGGAGGTCGTCGAGCGGACCGTAGAGCGCTTCGGCTCGGTCGACGTGCTGGTCAACAACAGCGGCGCCACCTGGGGCGCCCCGCCGCTGGAGATGCCGCTGGAGCGGTTCGACCAGGTGCTGCGGGTCAACGTGCGCGGCACCTTCCTCATGAGCCGCTCGGTTGCCCGGCGCATGATCGAGCGCGGAAGCGGCGGGGCGATAGTGAACGTCTCCAGCGTCGCGGGGCTGGTGGGCGGCGACCCGCGCTACATGCAGACCGTCGGCTACAACGCCTCCAAGGGGGCCGTCATCTCCATGACCCGGGATCTGGCGACCTCCTGGGCCTCCCATGGAATAAGGGTCAACGCAATCGCCCCGGGCTGGTTCCCCACGCGGATGAGCCGCGCCCTGATCGAGCGGCACGAGAGGGAGATGCTGGAGGACATCCCGATGCGGCGCTTCGGGAAGCCGGAGGACATAAAGGGCGCCGTGCTCTTTCTGGCCTCACCGGCCTCCTCCTACATGACCGGCCAGACGGTCGTGGTCGACGGCGGGCTCACCGCCTGGTAG
- a CDS encoding PaaI family thioesterase, which translates to MKDGNGGLSAEQLSALSRHFEEDITFSRHMGARVKDVEPGRATLYIDVEEFHMNGAGSLHGGVYASLIDNAMGLALIALVGVRTATVNLNVHFLGPVKEGRISCTAEVVHRSRRLATLEARVCNGEGELVALGTGTFRVFEQRGNPLV; encoded by the coding sequence ATGAAGGACGGCAACGGCGGGCTCAGCGCGGAGCAGCTCTCCGCCCTGTCCCGGCACTTCGAGGAGGACATAACCTTCTCCCGGCACATGGGCGCCCGGGTCAAGGACGTCGAGCCCGGGAGGGCCACCCTGTACATCGACGTGGAGGAGTTCCACATGAACGGGGCGGGCTCGCTCCACGGCGGGGTCTACGCCTCGCTCATAGACAACGCCATGGGGCTCGCCCTCATAGCGCTCGTGGGGGTCAGGACGGCGACCGTCAACCTCAACGTGCACTTCCTGGGGCCGGTGAAGGAGGGCAGGATCTCCTGCACCGCAGAGGTGGTCCACCGCTCCCGCCGGCTGGCGACGCTCGAGGCCCGGGTGTGCAACGGGGAGGGGGAGCTCGTGGCCCTGGGCACCGGCACCTTCCGGGTCTTCGAGCAGCGTGGCAACCCGCTGGTGTAG
- the fabG gene encoding 3-oxoacyl-ACP reductase FabG, which yields MGRVEGRVALVTGAGRGIGRATAGRLAREGARVCLADVDAGVASAAAAQLVDEGLDAFAVRMDVTARTEVEAAVEQILERYGRLDILVNNAGIIRDNLLYRMTDEEWRQVLNVHLTGAFFCSRAAQRPMVENGYGRIVNVSSLSALGNRGQANYAAAKAGLLGFTRTLALELGPYGVTANAVAPGFIETEMTRATAERLGVDFEEFAARRAEEIPVRRTGRPEDVAAAILFLASEEAGFVNGQVLYVTGGPAG from the coding sequence GTGGGGCGCGTAGAGGGCAGGGTGGCCCTCGTCACCGGGGCCGGCAGGGGCATCGGGCGGGCGACCGCCGGTCGGCTCGCCCGCGAGGGTGCGCGGGTCTGCCTCGCCGACGTGGACGCCGGGGTCGCCTCCGCGGCCGCCGCGCAGCTCGTGGACGAGGGGCTCGACGCCTTCGCCGTCCGGATGGACGTCACCGCCCGCACGGAGGTCGAGGCCGCCGTGGAGCAGATCCTGGAGCGCTACGGGAGGCTGGACATCCTCGTCAACAACGCCGGCATCATCCGCGACAACCTCCTCTACAGGATGACCGACGAGGAGTGGCGGCAGGTGCTCAACGTCCACCTCACCGGCGCCTTCTTCTGTTCGCGGGCGGCCCAGCGGCCCATGGTCGAGAACGGCTACGGCCGGATAGTGAACGTCTCCTCCTTGAGCGCGCTCGGCAACCGGGGGCAGGCCAACTACGCCGCGGCCAAGGCGGGTCTGCTCGGCTTTACTCGCACCCTCGCCCTCGAGCTTGGCCCCTACGGGGTGACCGCGAACGCCGTGGCCCCCGGGTTCATCGAGACGGAGATGACCCGGGCCACCGCCGAGCGGCTGGGGGTGGACTTCGAGGAGTTCGCCGCCCGGCGTGCGGAGGAGATCCCGGTGCGCAGGACGGGCCGGCCGGAGGACGTGGCCGCCGCGATACTGTTTCTGGCCTCCGAGGAGGCCGGCTTCGTAAACGGTCAGGTGCTCTACGTGACGGGCGGGCCGGCCGGATGA
- a CDS encoding 3-hydroxyacyl-CoA dehydrogenase family protein, with amino-acid sequence MPGTVGVLGTGTMGAGIAQVAAQAGYRVLACDVSEEALKRARRYVQKGLESFARKGVIPEEDAEAALGRIRWTTAVEELSESGAVIEAIVERVGPKKEAFAALDALLPPEALLLTNTSSISITELASATKRPERVCGTHFFTPPPLREAVEVVRGEETSDETVERVRRLLSSFGKLSVVVEKDVPGFVANRLLMPMLLEAARLLEEGVAGKEEIDRLATRGLGFPVGPFQLADLIGLDVTLDVISYVHAELGEPYYAPPRLLKNMVRSGRLGRKSGEGFYRYGGERWGA; translated from the coding sequence GTGCCCGGCACCGTGGGGGTGCTCGGCACCGGCACGATGGGCGCCGGTATCGCGCAGGTGGCCGCCCAGGCCGGCTACCGGGTCCTCGCCTGCGACGTCTCCGAGGAGGCCCTAAAGAGGGCCCGGCGCTACGTGCAGAAGGGGCTCGAGAGCTTCGCCCGGAAGGGTGTCATCCCGGAGGAGGATGCGGAGGCCGCCCTCGGGCGCATCCGCTGGACCACCGCCGTGGAGGAGCTCTCCGAATCGGGGGCCGTCATAGAGGCCATCGTCGAGCGCGTGGGGCCGAAGAAGGAGGCCTTCGCCGCCCTCGACGCCCTCCTGCCCCCGGAGGCGCTGCTCCTCACCAACACCTCCTCCATCTCCATAACGGAGCTCGCCTCCGCCACAAAGCGCCCCGAACGGGTCTGCGGGACCCACTTCTTCACCCCGCCGCCGCTGCGCGAGGCGGTCGAGGTCGTACGGGGAGAGGAGACCTCGGACGAGACGGTGGAGCGCGTTCGCCGCCTCCTCTCCTCCTTCGGGAAGCTTTCCGTGGTGGTCGAGAAGGACGTGCCCGGCTTCGTGGCGAACAGGCTGCTCATGCCGATGCTCCTCGAGGCGGCGCGGCTTCTCGAGGAGGGGGTCGCGGGGAAAGAGGAGATCGACCGGCTCGCCACCCGGGGCCTGGGCTTTCCCGTCGGGCCCTTCCAGCTCGCCGACCTCATCGGGTTGGACGTCACCCTGGACGTCATCTCCTACGTCCACGCCGAGCTCGGCGAGCCCTACTACGCCCCGCCGCGGCTCCTGAAGAACATGGTCCGTTCGGGAAGGCTGGGCCGGAAAAGCGGCGAGGGTTTCTACCGGTACGGCGGGGAGCGGTGGGGCGCGTAG
- a CDS encoding phosphotransferase family protein — translation MTDTIPVREGEELDAAAVERALRQRIEGLPDGGLEIRQFPSGASNLTYLLRIDGWEAVLRRPPFGPVPPKAHDMRRESHILKRLHRVYPLAPRPYFFCDDESVIGAPFYVMERRRGLVVDDAFPEGTEVTPGLCRGISRTVVDTLVELHAVDPEEAGLSDIGRPEGFLERQVGGWISRWERARTEEVPEAAPLARWLSSHIPESPPPTIIHNDFKLNNMILDPEDLTRVLAVLDWEMATVGDPLFDLGVSLSYWAQHDDPPELQAVLPTVTSTSPHFMTRAEFIERYAEKSGRDLSGMRWYVIFGYFKLAVILQQIYQRWHRGQTKDPRFADFDERVKNVLRHAHRLLEEGGL, via the coding sequence ATGACGGACACCATACCGGTTCGCGAGGGTGAGGAGCTCGACGCGGCGGCCGTGGAACGGGCGCTGCGGCAGCGGATAGAGGGTTTGCCGGACGGCGGACTGGAGATCCGGCAGTTCCCCTCCGGCGCCTCCAACCTCACCTACCTGCTGAGGATAGACGGCTGGGAGGCCGTCCTGCGGCGCCCGCCCTTCGGGCCCGTGCCTCCGAAGGCCCACGACATGCGCCGCGAGTCGCACATCCTGAAGCGGCTGCACCGGGTCTACCCGCTCGCCCCCAGGCCCTACTTTTTCTGCGACGACGAGTCCGTGATCGGGGCGCCCTTCTACGTGATGGAGCGGCGGCGGGGCTTGGTCGTGGACGACGCTTTCCCCGAGGGGACGGAGGTCACGCCCGGGCTGTGCCGCGGGATCTCCCGTACCGTGGTGGACACACTCGTCGAGCTGCACGCCGTGGACCCGGAGGAGGCCGGGCTCTCGGACATCGGCAGACCCGAGGGCTTCCTGGAGCGGCAGGTGGGCGGTTGGATCTCCCGCTGGGAGCGCGCCAGGACCGAGGAGGTGCCGGAGGCAGCTCCCCTCGCCCGCTGGCTCTCCTCCCACATCCCCGAGAGCCCTCCGCCCACCATCATCCACAACGACTTCAAGCTCAACAACATGATCCTCGACCCCGAAGACCTCACCCGGGTGCTGGCGGTCCTCGACTGGGAGATGGCCACCGTGGGCGACCCGCTCTTCGACCTCGGCGTCTCGCTCTCCTACTGGGCCCAGCACGACGACCCGCCCGAGCTGCAGGCCGTCCTGCCCACCGTCACCTCCACCTCGCCGCACTTCATGACGCGCGCGGAGTTCATCGAGCGCTACGCCGAGAAGAGCGGCCGCGACCTCTCCGGGATGCGCTGGTACGTCATCTTCGGTTACTTCAAGCTCGCCGTGATCCTGCAGCAGATCTACCAGCGCTGGCACAGGGGGCAGACGAAGGACCCCCGCTTCGCCGACTTCGACGAGCGGGTGAAGAACGTCCTCCGCCACGCCCACCGCCTCCTCGAGGAGGGCGGTCTGTAG
- a CDS encoding 2-phosphosulfolactate phosphatase produces MTRQEIVRERLPGSTAVVVDTLLATTTLLAILENGARRVFPAESLEAAAELCARLDGRVLRGGEQDAERIEGYDLGPYPEEYAPEVVAGRDVVFVTTNGTRAIADASSARRVLVGCPRNAPALARHLEDSEEDSVYIVCAGSGGRFTLEDFLGAALIVGNMDAGSWRLNDAAWLALDLYGRLDDPLSVLRSGRTGRWFSENGHLDTLRFVAEVGASELVPEVRDGRLLAAGGAEVSTGGLARGREER; encoded by the coding sequence ATGACACGGCAGGAGATCGTCCGCGAGCGCCTGCCGGGCTCCACCGCCGTCGTGGTGGACACCCTGCTGGCGACCACGACCCTCCTCGCCATCCTGGAGAACGGCGCCCGCCGCGTCTTCCCCGCCGAGAGCCTCGAGGCCGCGGCGGAGCTCTGCGCCCGGCTGGACGGAAGGGTTTTGCGGGGCGGGGAGCAGGACGCCGAGCGGATAGAGGGCTACGACCTCGGTCCCTACCCCGAGGAGTACGCTCCGGAGGTCGTCGCGGGCAGGGACGTGGTCTTCGTCACCACCAACGGCACCCGCGCCATAGCCGACGCGTCATCCGCCCGGCGGGTGCTCGTGGGTTGCCCCCGTAACGCCCCGGCCCTGGCCCGGCACCTGGAGGATTCTGAGGAGGACTCGGTGTACATCGTATGTGCCGGATCCGGGGGACGCTTCACCCTGGAGGACTTCCTCGGTGCCGCCCTCATCGTGGGGAACATGGATGCTGGCTCCTGGCGGCTCAACGACGCGGCCTGGCTGGCGCTGGACCTCTACGGCCGCCTCGACGACCCGCTCTCGGTTCTCCGCAGCGGCCGTACGGGGCGGTGGTTCTCCGAGAACGGGCACCTCGACACCCTGCGCTTCGTGGCGGAGGTGGGGGCGAGCGAGTTGGTGCCGGAAGTGCGGGACGGGCGGCTGCTCGCCGCCGGGGGCGCGGAGGTCTCCACCGGCGGTTTGGCGAGAGGCAGGGAGGAGAGATGA
- a CDS encoding enoyl-CoA hydratase-related protein, whose protein sequence is MTETILYEKSGAVATISLNRPDRLNAFDGAMHRELHAALDEAAADEGVRCLVLRGEGRGFSAGADLKSEDLRREDGDPPDLGEYLRKSYSVTVTKMVEMEKPIVAALHGPVYGAGVGVALACDMRVAAESARFSVAFIKIGLMPDAGVSFFLPRVVGLGRAMEMSMLGEEVDAEEAHRIGLVNRVVPDERLREEAAGLARRLAALPTRALAQIKRSLYSSFESNLETALEREAGGQSLCGRTADHREGVAAFFERREPRFSGR, encoded by the coding sequence ATGACCGAGACGATCCTGTACGAGAAGAGCGGCGCCGTCGCCACCATCTCCCTCAACCGCCCCGACCGCCTCAACGCCTTCGACGGCGCGATGCACCGCGAGCTGCACGCGGCCCTCGACGAGGCCGCCGCCGACGAGGGGGTGCGCTGCCTCGTGCTGCGCGGCGAGGGCCGGGGCTTCTCCGCCGGGGCGGACCTGAAGAGCGAGGATCTGCGGCGCGAGGACGGTGATCCGCCCGACCTCGGCGAGTACCTCCGCAAGAGCTACAGCGTCACCGTGACGAAGATGGTCGAGATGGAGAAGCCCATCGTCGCGGCGCTGCACGGCCCCGTCTACGGCGCGGGGGTGGGCGTCGCGCTCGCCTGCGACATGCGGGTGGCCGCCGAGAGCGCGAGGTTCTCCGTGGCGTTCATAAAGATCGGGCTCATGCCCGACGCCGGGGTCTCGTTCTTCCTGCCGCGCGTCGTGGGGCTCGGGCGGGCGATGGAGATGAGCATGCTCGGCGAGGAGGTGGACGCCGAAGAGGCGCACCGCATCGGGCTCGTCAACCGCGTCGTCCCCGACGAGCGGCTCCGGGAGGAGGCCGCCGGGCTCGCCCGGCGGCTCGCCGCGCTCCCCACCCGGGCGCTCGCGCAGATAAAGCGCTCCCTCTATTCCAGCTTCGAGAGCAACCTGGAGACCGCTCTGGAGCGAGAGGCCGGGGGACAGTCCCTCTGTGGCCGCACCGCGGACCACCGCGAGGGTGTTGCGGCCTTCTTCGAGCGGCGGGAGCCCCGGTTCTCCGGACGCTAG